From the genome of Tistrella bauzanensis:
TTGCCAGCCTGGGCCGCCAGACCGGTATCGTGGTGGGTGACAATCAGCCCTATTCGCTGCAACTGGTGCGCGGCTATACCACCGAAATCCACGGCGAGCGTCGCGGCCTGCCTTATGTGGCGCTGGAAATCCGCCAGGATCTGATCGCCGATCCGGCCGGGGCCGCCGCCTGGGCCGGGCGGATCGCGGCCGGGCTGTCGGCGGCGCTGGCGGCACTGGACTGAAACCGCCGCCGCCCCATAACGGCCGCTATCCGACCCTGGACATGCGGATCAACGACATGTGTGCCCGGCCAATGCCGGCGCCACCGATGCCGAACCTACAGACAGTGTGAAGGACAAGCGTCATGACCGACCAGACCAACCAGACCGAACTTGAAGCCGCGGCCTTCCGTCGCCTGGTCCAGCATCTGCGCGACCGGCCCGAGGTGCAGAACATCGACCTGATGAATCTGGCCGGGTTCTGCCGCAACTGCCTGTCGAACTGGTATGCCGACGCCGCGGCCGAACGCGGCCAGCAGATCAGCAAGGACGCGGCCCGCGAACGGATCTATGGCATGCCTTATGCAGACTGGAAGGCGCTGCACCAGACCGAGGCGACCCCCGAACAGCAGGCGGCCTTTGCGGCCAAGGCGCCTGACAAGGCGTGAGCGACAGCGTTGCACCGGCGGTCGCCAGCGGCTATCTTGCCGCCCTTGGCGCCCAAGGCCATCCAGGGTGGGTGGTCGGTGGCGCCCGATGTGCCGGTGGCCCGACGCCCTGGCGGCATGGGGCGCCGACGATGCGTCGCGTGACATCAAGAGACGGGGATACGATCCATGACCGAGGTCGGCGGCATCGCGGGCGACGTCCTGCGCTCGTATATCGATCGGATCGAGCGGCTGGAAGAAGAGAAGGCGGGAATTGCCGCCAATATCCGCGAGATTTTCGCCGAAGCGAAGGGTAATGGCTTCGACACCAAGGTCATGCGCCAGATCCTGAAGATCCGCAAGATGGAGCCGCATGACGTGGCCGAGCAGGATGAATTGCTTGAGCTGTACAAGCGTGCGCTTGGCATGCCGCTGGGTTGACGGCCGCGACCGGATTCAAGTCAACGTGAAACGGGCGCCCGCAGATGCCGGGCGCCCGTTTTTGCATCGTCGGCCGGCCGGGATACCCCCTCAACGGCCATATCCGCGGGCGAGAAGCCGGTCCAGCGACAGGCGGCCGGCGCCGGCGATGGTGATGATCAGGCCGGCCGCAATCCAGGGCAGTTGTTCAGAGGCGACGGCGATGCCGTTCTCCATGCCCTGCGGGGTCTGACCGACGACCAGATAGATCATGGCGGCCATCACCGCCAGTCCAAGCGCCGCCGGGCGGGCGAACAGGCCCAGCGCCAGCAGGACTGGCAGGGTCAGTTCGGCGCCCGTGGTGACGATGGCGGCGAACAGCGGATCGAGGCCGGGCAGGGGATGGATGTCGCCGAAGAGGAAGGTCTGGCTTGGCCAGTGCTCGACCCGCAGCATGCCGGCCTGAAAGAACGGCCGCGCCAGCCACAGCCGCAGGGCCAGCAGCGCCGCGCCGATCAGCAGACCGTTGCCGGCGCCCGGCAATGAGAGATAACGGATGAGCAGGCGTCGCGGCAGCGTGGCCTTGGCCGTGGACAGGGCTGAGGACATGCTGTGGCTCCTTTGACTGATGAAGAGGTCAGCGATCCTGAGGCATCGCCACCGCGGTCAAGGCGCCGTGGGCGACCAGCAGGCCCAGCGCCGTGGCCAGATCGAGCGCCGGATCGGCGGTGAGCGCCCGGCGCGCGGCCTCGGCCAGAACGACCGCTCCGTCGGCGGACTTCAGGGCATTGAACAGATGAACGGCACCCGGTGGCAGTGGATGCAGGCCGATGCGGTCATCGCGGCGAACCACCAGCACGGTTTCCGGGCCGGCATCCGCCGCCTGACGGATGGTGAGGCTGGCCCCGGGCTGATGGGCCTGCCACAGCGACAGGATCGGGCAGGGGCTGTCGATCACCCGCGCCGCCGGATGGGCGGCCAGACGATCGGGGATCGTTGCCCCCGGCGTGAAATGGTCGGCGTCGACCGCGAACCACACCGCCACCCGCGCCCATTCAAGCCGCGCGGTCTCGGCCACGGCCGGCCATGCAGCCAGATCGGGATCTGCCGCCAGATCGGCGGCGAAATCAGCGCCCCATCGCGATAATTGCGGCGTCGATGGTGGCTGATGCCGCAGATGCCGTGCCGCCACGGCGGCGAAGCAATCCATGCCGACCATCCGTGCGACCACCGGAAAGGCGGCCTCCAGCGACTGGACAGCCGCGCCCAGCGCGTTTCGCCGGTGCACGGCCAGCCGGCGGGCGATCAGCCTGTCGGGCGCATCGGGTGCCATCCACGGCCGCAGGGCGGATGGATCGATTGGTCGACGCCCCCAGGCAATGGCCGCGATCTGGTTCTGGAACCGCTGAAGCGCGGCGACACTTTCGGTCATGACGCGGCCTCGATGATCTGATGCGTGCCGCATGCGGCGTCGATGGCGCGACCGGCACGGGCGGCTTCGGCCATCAGCACCTCGAATTCCGGCAGGTTGGTGTCGCGTTCCAGCAGAACCGGCACCGGCCCGGTGCGGCCAAGCGCGCGGTCGAGCAGATCCCAGACCGGGTCCGATACCGGATGGCCATGATCGTCGATTAACAGAGGCGGGCCGGATGGGTCAGCGGGATCGGCATCGACGGCATGACCGGCGATATGGATCTCGCCCACCGCCGTGAACGGCATCGCGTCCAGCCAGGCAGCAGCATCGGCGCCAAGGTTGACGGCGCTGACCTGAATGTTGTTGACGTCCAGAAGCAGGCCGCAGCCGGTGCGGCGCACCAGTTCGGCCAGAAAGGCCGGTTCGTCCATGTCGTGGGCCAGCGGCATATAGCTCGACGGGTTTTCGATCAGCAGCGGGCGCTTCAGCACATCCTGCGCCCGGCTGATATTACAGGCCAGCACCGCGAGCCCGGCCATGGTCATCGGTACCGGCAGCAGGTCGTCGACCCAGCCCTCGGCGGTTCTGCACCATGAGGCATGCTCCGACACTGCCGCCGGCTCGATCCGGTCGACCAGATCTGCCAGACGGCGCAGATGATCGTGATCGATCCCACCGGCCGAGCCCAGCGACAGGCCGACGCCATGCAGCGATACCGGCATCAGCGCCCTGATCTGTTCCAGATGGCGAGCCCGTGGATGAGGTGCCGCGCCGGGGCGGGCGCTCATGTAGTTTTCGGCGTGCACCTCAACCCAAGGTGGCATTGCGGAGTTGGAGGCCATGCCGTCTGTGTCGAGCAACCGGTGGAGGTGCGGCGTTCTGAGGCCGATCCCGGCCTTGCGGGGCAGGGTGGTGGCACCCGGCCGGGATGGCATATCCCGGCGCGGGTGAGCGGATCGAAGCTGGACCGGCATCTGGCGGCACCTCCACGATGGCGTCGGCATATCCGCGCACATGCCGCGGAGTCGAGGTCAAGCAACGCGTCCGGGCGATCAGCCCTTCTTGGGGTTCATGCCCTAGAAGGCCTCCAGCATGCCGCCCATCTCAAGGCAGGTGCCCTTGGCGACGGCCTTCCAGTCGCCGCCGTCGAAATTGGCCTTGGACATGCCGGCGCAGGAATGGGTGCCGGCCTTGTTGGCGCAGTCGTTCTCGCCGGCCTTGGAAATGCCATAGCACTTCTCGGTATCGGCCGCCACGGCGGGGGCGGACAGCGCGATGGCGGCCAGTGACATGGCGCCGGCGATGGCGGATGCGATGGCGGTATTCGTGGCGCGGGTGGTCATGTCGTCATCTCCCTGATCTGGATCGGCATTGCGAATGCCCGGGGCCTGTCGGCCGGGCTCCCTCTCCGCTGCCGTAAGACGACGATAGGACGGTCGGCTGTTCGGCGCCAATCAACCCCCCATCGCTGCCGATCACGTTCCCGTCATCACATCGTCATCGGGTGCCCCACCGTGCCGGCCCTGCGCTGCGCGATGGAGGTGGCACCGGCTACACATCTATAAGTTGTGTATATAAACGCTGACATGCGTCATGACCATTGCGTGTCATGCACCATATGCGTGCCAATTTCACCGCTAAAAGATGAATGACATGTGATCAATATCATCGTTAAGTTTCAGTTCATGATTAGATCCTCTTGTGTCCCCATGTAGCTTAGGGGCTGATCTGCACTATCGAGGGCAGCTTGAAAGTGTTCCGGTATGCCAGATCGCTCCCCGTATCACCCGAAACGGCGCCAGACCGGCGCCAGCACTTGTCCGATGACGGACATGACTTCCAGGAGATGACACATGCTCACCAACGAGATCGCCGCCGTCCGCGCTTCCGCCATCGACAGCATGCACCGCAACCTCGCGGGCCCGCAGCCCTTTGCCGCCGCCCAGCCCCGCAGCCTTGGCGGGCTTGCGGCCGAACTGCCGGGGCTGACCCGGCGGATCGCCGAGTGGAAGGCTGAGTATCCCGACCATCATGTCACGGTCGGCCGCGCCCCGCAGGCAGGTTCCATCATGTTGGCCAATAATGATTATCTGTCGCTCGCCGATGACGGCAGGATCATCGGCGCACTGCGCGCGGCACTGGATGACGTGAAGACCGAGACCTTCATGTCGGGCGTGTTCGTGCAGTTCCTGGATGCCCAGAGCCGATATGAGCGCGAGATGGCAGCATTCCTGGGGGCAGAGGCGGTGTCGCTGTGCCAGTCGGGCTGGGCCGCCAATGACGGGCTGATCCAGGCGATCGCCGACGCCGAGACGCCGGTCTATGTGGATCTGTATGGCCATGCCTCGCTGTGGCAGGGCATTCACAGCGCCGGCGCCAGGCCGCGGCCGTTCCGCCACAACAACATGACCCATCTGGCCAGCCTGATCGCCAAGAACGGCCCGGGTGTGATCCTGGTCGATTCGGTCTACAGCACCAGCGGCGATCTGTGCCCGCTCGACAAGCTGTGCGATCTGGCCGAGCAGACCGGCTGCACGCTGGTGGTGGATGAAAGCCATGGCGTTGGCGTGTTCGGGCCCGGCGGCGCCGGTCTTGTGCCGGCGATGGGCCTGGAACACCGGGTGCATTTTCGTACCTTCAGCCTGTCGAAGGCCATGGTCGGGCGCGGTGGCATCGTGGCCGGGACGACGCGGACACTGGAATATTTCCGCTATACCTCGCGCCCCGCGATCTTCAGCTCCACGGTGCTGCCGCATGAAATCGCGGGCTTCCATGCCACGCTCGACGCGGTGCGCGGCGACGACCATCGCCGGGCGCGGCTGTTCGCGAACACGGCTTATCTGCGGTCGGGTCTCAGGGATGTGGGCATCGATGTCGGTAACAGCCCGGCGCCGATCATCTCGCTGATCGGCGGGTTCGAACCCGGCACGGCGCAGTTGCGCGACCGGTTGGAGGATCACGGCATCTTCGGTGCGGTGTTCTGCGCCCCGGCAACGCCCAAGGGCCGTTCGCTGGTGCGGTTGACCGTCAACAGCGGCCTGACCCATGCCGAGCTGGACCGGGTGATCAACGCCGTGGGCCAGTGCCGCGACTTGCTGGTGCGCGATCTGCGGCTGGAACAGGCGGCGGCCTGATGCGCATCACGCGCCATCATGCGGGTCAGACCGGGGACCGGGCGTTTACGCCCGGCCCCGACGCTGGTGGCCCCGACGCTGGTGGCCCCGACGCTGGTGGCCCCGACGCTGGTGGTCCGGGATCAGCCCTGACGCCGCCGGATATCGGCCGGATTGCCCAGGGCCTGCAGCCTGCGGGCGACATCGGCGCAATCCTCGTCGATCCGCGCCGGCACGTGGAGCAGGGCTTCCAGATGCGCGTCATCGAAGCTTTCGACCGGCACGCCCTGCGCGCGGGCGATACGGTGGCTGCGCACCAGCCCCGGCAGATAGGTTTCAAGCGACCGGGCCGAGGTGCGGATGCTCATCAGCGGTGTCTGCACCATGCGGCCGGCGGTGCGGCCGCTTTCGGCCAGGGCGCGTTCACGCACCGCCCGGCTGTTGGCGGCGTTGTAGTTGAAGATGGCGCCGCCCAGCAGGCCGAAGGCCAGAATTGGCGCATATTCGGCATAGATCGCCATGTCATGGCTGGGCGGTCCGGTGATCAGGGCTGCCAGGATGCCAAGGCTGGTGCCCAGGATGAACAGAATGATCAGGCTGAACCAGTCGACCAGCAGCACCAGAAGGAACAGGGCGGTCAGCGTCGACATCTGCCAGATCACGGACCCGCCGTTCATCACCGTCATGAAGGTGAAGAAAAAGGGCAGGCAATAGCCCAGCATCAGCAGCCAGACCACCGGCGTCGCCGCCTGCAGACGGCCGGGCCAGCGGCGGCGGAAGACCAGGCTCAGACACAAGGCCGAGCCCGCCAGCCGCATCGGCAGGTTCTCGTAGGCCTGCGGAAACAGGAAGGTCCACACCATCCAATAGGCCGGCATCATCACCGCGCCGGCGATGGACACCGCGACGATATTCGGCTCGATGTGCTGAAAGCCGTTGAGGATGATGCCCCGCAGGCTGCCCGGCTGGGCCGGGCCATGCGGACCGGGCGGTATCGGCTGGCCGGCCGGCATCCGTGCGGGATCGCGTGCCGGTTGATCGGCCCGATAGGTGCTGCTTCCCGGCATTGTTCAGCCCATCACCGCGCTCGGGCCCGTCGGCAGGCTGCCGGTCGGGCGGCGGCCGTCGCCACCCCGCCCGCCGCCAAGACGTCCGCCGCCCAGATCCTGAACGCCGGAATGCGGGCCGCCGCGCCGGCCGCTGCCCACCACCCGGGCCGGGGGCCACAGAATTTCCGCACGCGTGCCCTCATTCACCCGGCTGACCAGCTGAAAGCGCCCACCATGCATCTCGATCAGCGAGCGGACCAGCGGCAGGCCCAGCCCGGTGCCGGCATAGCGGCGGTTCAGGGCGCTGTCGACCTGGCCGAATGCCTCCATGGCGCGGGTGATGTCTTCGGGCGCAATGCCGATACCGGTATCCACCACCGCGATCAGCAGCCCGCCATCGTCGGCCGCACCGGCCTGAACCGTCACGCTGCCGCCGATCGGCGTGAACTTGACCGCGTTGGACAACAGGTTCAGCAGAATCTGCTTCATGGCGCGCTGATCGCCGCGGATCGCCGGCAGATCCGGCGCCAGATCGCTCACCAGCCGCAACCCGGCCTTGTCGGCCTGACCGCGCATCAGGTTGGTGGTGGTCCGCACGACGCTGTCGAGCGTGAACACGCTTTCGTCGAGGTTGTAGGCGCCGGCTTCGATCTTCGACAGATCCAGGATGTCGTTGACGATATCGAGCAGATGGACCCCGCTTTCATTGATCAACCGCGCGAATTCCATCTGTTCCTCGATCTGGGCATCACCGCGCGGCCTGTCGTTCATCAGGATCTCCGAAAAGCCGATGATCGCGTTCAACGGCGTGCGCAGTTCGTGGCTGGTATTCGCCAGGAAGTCGGATTTGGCGATGTTGGCGGCCTGTGCCGCCTTGACCGCATCGGCCAGTTCGAAACGCAGCCGCAGACCGTCATCGAGCAGGCGCGACAGATGACGCGCGCCAACCGCCAGGGCGCCGCAGGCGACCAGGATGGTCAGGGCCAGTTGCAGGTCGAGCCGGCCGGCCACCAGCAGGCCGGTGAGCAGGGCGCCTGATGTAACGCCCAGCCAGATCAGTGCCGCTGTCAGATGACACGACATCATCACCGTGCCGGCAACCCCGATGGCGGCGGTGGCACACAGCACCTTCGCCATGTCGATGGAGGCGGCATTGGTCGGCAGCACCAGGGGGGCCAGACCCCAGATGACCCCGCTGACCGCGATGATCATCATGATCGGCAGCGCGCGGCTGTCGGTGTCGCCACCCGGACCGACATCGCGCACATCGCGCTGAATGGCGGCGAAGCGCAGGCCCACCAGGCAGTTGACCGCCACCAGCCACAGCGCGATCTGCTGTTGAGCCGCAGCGGGCCAGATCAGCACCGCTAAGCAGATGGACACCAGCGGCTCGATCAGGATTCCGATCCGGGCGGCCTGGTACAGGCTGTCCAGCTGGGCGGCACCCATGCGCGCCGCCACCGTCACAGATGCCTTTTCGCCCGGCCGTTCCGTCTGCAGCTCCATGGTCTGCCGTCATGTCCTCTGATGCCGACGGGTCAGTGCTGGCGGCCTGCCGACCGTCGGGATCATTATGACGACAAACCATCGCCATTGCGATGCGGCGTTGCGTTGATGGCGGATGATACCCGTTAAGCGGGTTTATTCTCCTATGTGATAAAACTATAACACGTTGTTCTCGTCGTATCGGTTGCATCTGCGCCCGATCTCACATCCATGGC
Proteins encoded in this window:
- a CDS encoding CAI-1 autoinducer sensor kinase/phosphatase cqsS, which gives rise to MPGSSTYRADQPARDPARMPAGQPIPPGPHGPAQPGSLRGIILNGFQHIEPNIVAVSIAGAVMMPAYWMVWTFLFPQAYENLPMRLAGSALCLSLVFRRRWPGRLQAATPVVWLLMLGYCLPFFFTFMTVMNGGSVIWQMSTLTALFLLVLLVDWFSLIILFILGTSLGILAALITGPPSHDMAIYAEYAPILAFGLLGGAIFNYNAANSRAVRERALAESGRTAGRMVQTPLMSIRTSARSLETYLPGLVRSHRIARAQGVPVESFDDAHLEALLHVPARIDEDCADVARRLQALGNPADIRRRQG
- a CDS encoding DoxX family protein; protein product: MSSALSTAKATLPRRLLIRYLSLPGAGNGLLIGAALLALRLWLARPFFQAGMLRVEHWPSQTFLFGDIHPLPGLDPLFAAIVTTGAELTLPVLLALGLFARPAALGLAVMAAMIYLVVGQTPQGMENGIAVASEQLPWIAAGLIITIAGAGRLSLDRLLARGYGR
- the cqsA gene encoding alpha-hydroxyketone-type quorum-sensing autoinducer synthase, with translation MLTNEIAAVRASAIDSMHRNLAGPQPFAAAQPRSLGGLAAELPGLTRRIAEWKAEYPDHHVTVGRAPQAGSIMLANNDYLSLADDGRIIGALRAALDDVKTETFMSGVFVQFLDAQSRYEREMAAFLGAEAVSLCQSGWAANDGLIQAIADAETPVYVDLYGHASLWQGIHSAGARPRPFRHNNMTHLASLIAKNGPGVILVDSVYSTSGDLCPLDKLCDLAEQTGCTLVVDESHGVGVFGPGGAGLVPAMGLEHRVHFRTFSLSKAMVGRGGIVAGTTRTLEYFRYTSRPAIFSSTVLPHEIAGFHATLDAVRGDDHRRARLFANTAYLRSGLRDVGIDVGNSPAPIISLIGGFEPGTAQLRDRLEDHGIFGAVFCAPATPKGRSLVRLTVNSGLTHAELDRVINAVGQCRDLLVRDLRLEQAAA
- a CDS encoding sensor histidine kinase, coding for MELQTERPGEKASVTVAARMGAAQLDSLYQAARIGILIEPLVSICLAVLIWPAAAQQQIALWLVAVNCLVGLRFAAIQRDVRDVGPGGDTDSRALPIMMIIAVSGVIWGLAPLVLPTNAASIDMAKVLCATAAIGVAGTVMMSCHLTAALIWLGVTSGALLTGLLVAGRLDLQLALTILVACGALAVGARHLSRLLDDGLRLRFELADAVKAAQAANIAKSDFLANTSHELRTPLNAIIGFSEILMNDRPRGDAQIEEQMEFARLINESGVHLLDIVNDILDLSKIEAGAYNLDESVFTLDSVVRTTTNLMRGQADKAGLRLVSDLAPDLPAIRGDQRAMKQILLNLLSNAVKFTPIGGSVTVQAGAADDGGLLIAVVDTGIGIAPEDITRAMEAFGQVDSALNRRYAGTGLGLPLVRSLIEMHGGRFQLVSRVNEGTRAEILWPPARVVGSGRRGGPHSGVQDLGGGRLGGGRGGDGRRPTGSLPTGPSAVMG
- the bufB gene encoding MNIO family bufferin maturase — protein: MPVQLRSAHPRRDMPSRPGATTLPRKAGIGLRTPHLHRLLDTDGMASNSAMPPWVEVHAENYMSARPGAAPHPRARHLEQIRALMPVSLHGVGLSLGSAGGIDHDHLRRLADLVDRIEPAAVSEHASWCRTAEGWVDDLLPVPMTMAGLAVLACNISRAQDVLKRPLLIENPSSYMPLAHDMDEPAFLAELVRRTGCGLLLDVNNIQVSAVNLGADAAAWLDAMPFTAVGEIHIAGHAVDADPADPSGPPLLIDDHGHPVSDPVWDLLDRALGRTGPVPVLLERDTNLPEFEVLMAEAARAGRAIDAACGTHQIIEAAS
- a CDS encoding HvfC/BufC N-terminal domain-containing protein, giving the protein MTESVAALQRFQNQIAAIAWGRRPIDPSALRPWMAPDAPDRLIARRLAVHRRNALGAAVQSLEAAFPVVARMVGMDCFAAVAARHLRHQPPSTPQLSRWGADFAADLAADPDLAAWPAVAETARLEWARVAVWFAVDADHFTPGATIPDRLAAHPAARVIDSPCPILSLWQAHQPGASLTIRQAADAGPETVLVVRRDDRIGLHPLPPGAVHLFNALKSADGAVVLAEAARRALTADPALDLATALGLLVAHGALTAVAMPQDR
- a CDS encoding BufA1 family periplasmic bufferin-type metallophore, with product MTTRATNTAIASAIAGAMSLAAIALSAPAVAADTEKCYGISKAGENDCANKAGTHSCAGMSKANFDGGDWKAVAKGTCLEMGGMLEAF
- a CDS encoding DUF2312 domain-containing protein; this translates as MTEVGGIAGDVLRSYIDRIERLEEEKAGIAANIREIFAEAKGNGFDTKVMRQILKIRKMEPHDVAEQDELLELYKRALGMPLG
- a CDS encoding DUF1244 domain-containing protein — protein: MTDQTNQTELEAAAFRRLVQHLRDRPEVQNIDLMNLAGFCRNCLSNWYADAAAERGQQISKDAARERIYGMPYADWKALHQTEATPEQQAAFAAKAPDKA